The Neurospora crassa OR74A linkage group V, whole genome shotgun sequence sequence TAATCTTGGGATCGGTCCATGACTGGTGACTCTGTGGTCCTACCGTCTGTCCGAAGAAAAGCCTCAGGTGACCGTAATTTTCTATGGTGTCGGGTCATACCCTCCTCGACTTGAGTACAAGGCCTTGCTTGCAAGATGATTGCTCGCAAGACCGATTTCCCAGCGAGCTCCCCATATGGTGCAACGCTTCTCTTGCTAGAAATTTGCCAGAGGACACAAAGACGCCGATGGGCGTTCCGAGTTTTATTCTCTATCATGAGAGTCAACCGTGGATGACAAGAGGTGATGTCGCCACTTTTTCCCATAATCATGCCGAACAAGCCAAGACGAAGCGTCGGGCAAGCTTGACACGCCCAGACAGGGCTCGACCTGGATCATACCAATTCTTCCCCAGAGCTGCCAAGGACACCAGCGACCACCCTAGCTTTGGGCGCCAGACACATGCACGTGTTCATTTCTGGATACGTAGCGGATTGCGATCCTCTTGTTATCGGCACCTTGAAGGACTCTGTGTATGTGCCTGGTGCAAGTGATGAGGCATGGAAAACTTCGTCTAATAGCTCCCTACAATCAGCTTGAGCGAGGAAGCGCTCTCCAAAGTATAGTCATTTCCCACACGTCGTTTCTCGATCTCGAATGTTCTTGGAAGTTTCCTCTTGCAGCATTACCGAGTTGCCGACTCAGTGCGACTTCATGCTTCCATGCATGTTAGGTATGGTACACTACCACCTGAGAGAGCACCGCTTAAGTCCAATCAAATCAACGAAGCCTACGTACACAAACTGAACTTCATCAACGACCTACCAACCGATTCCTTCacgacttttttttccccttcgcAGTCCTGACTCTTAAGAAATGAATGAAGCCCCTCCTTGGATTTTGGAACCATCACTCAAAAGGCGCTAGCAACCTCGGGACCTCCGAGTTCGGTGTTTTGTAGCACTGCAGTCACGGTGCACTACCACTGTAGCACCGACTGCAGTTCCCGCGACGAGCGGGCCAGCAACCTGGGCTCACACTGTTCCAATCCCCGACGGAGCGGGCGGCCAGGGGGATCTAGACTGATCACAACCGCAAATATTTATCAATCAGCTCCACTGCTCATAATGTCTCCACCAGTCTGTTCCATCAGCCAGTCACTTCTCAATGCTACCCATAAAAAGTGGATATAATCCGAGTCAAGTGGATGTCGGGCATCGCTGGCGGCCTGGCCTGTTGAGATTAGATGATCAGATAATTCGAGATAACGAAAGAAATAACCGAGGCTCTAGTGTAGAAGTGTGGGAGCTGGGGGAACGTCACAATCTCAACAAGTTGTTCTGATTTAAGAAATGAAACTGTTGTCGGGAAAGATGGGAAAGATAGGATGGGATACTGAAAAAACGGTCGAATCGGTTATCTGATGCAAGAAACAAGATACTATGGCAACGTTATGTATATCCCAATTCAGCACATTACTCTGCAACAAGAAGACGGGCAGTCCTCGCCAAGCTTCAATGTTCATTAGTGTACATAGTTCAAGCTGAACCCTAAAAGGACAAGTTCGACCCGGTGAAGTGACACTGACAGTGGCGCCAAAAGTATACAGGGGACGTTTCCAACATCTTCAAAACAGGATGTATCCGATGACAAGAACGAGGACGGCTTTTCGTGGTGAGTACACGTACGCCCTCTTGCCTTGTCGTGTCGTTGGTTTCATAATGTCGTACACTCGTACGATCCGCCATTGAGCAGGTATAGCTGCTATAAAGAACTAAGAAGAACACGGTGCACTTCAGAACTATACTAGGTACCCTTCCAAACACAAATGACATGAAACAAACAAAATACAAGCTAAACTACGGAAAACGATCTTCCTCAGTCACTGCACCCTGGAAAATCATTGTGTGATGATAAACAACCGCTAAAGAGACATGGAAAGAGCGTTGCGGAAGTCATGTCGAGCATGTCTCCATTGTCCATGCCCTGCTGTCCCGATCCCAGTCCCGGCCGGCCGGCTCACTACCTAGTGTTAAGTGGAACATGGGGACATGATCATCGATCGGTGTGCCTCCCCTGGCGGAATTTTGGCGGTTTCTGAGTACGGTATATACCAGTTCCTACTTTCCAGGTCAGGCCATTGACAGTGTTGGACGGCACTCTTGATATATAGCGCATACAAGGAACTGCTCCTTCCTTTCGTCGTGATATGCATCCGCAAACCAAGATACCCGCTAGGTATCTTCTTGTGTATATTGGTTGAGCTCCCAAAGAGTGTACCACTGAATACACGATTAAAAGCACTCCAGTCGGCCGTTTATCAATCCATGTCGACACATTCATCACCCAATTCATCCCAGATGCTTCGGCTTTTCGCCCAGGATTATAGCTATCCCTAGTCGGGAAGGAAATACAAAAGCCAATCGAAGAAACAACGTATAGTAAGTTATATTTCGTTCACGAAACTTCCACGTTTTCCCTAGTCATTGACTAAGACTCGACCATGAAAAGGTGAAAACGTTCAGTCCGCTGCGTATGTCGGTCTTTGCGCGCTTTCAGAGAAGTACAATCTGGTTAAGCAGAGCGCGCGGAAGAAAACAGTAACAAATGAAcgtcaaaaaaaaaaaaaaaaaaaaaaaaaaaaaaaagaatttgGAAAAAAACTTTCAACATGAGCCAGCTATCCATGGGcaaattaaaagaaaatttGAAACCAGAGACAACGTAAATAATGGGTCACCATCCTGCCGGTCCTCAGACAGGTTCTAGGTATCCAAAGATGGttcttctccagttctcctTACGCAAATAAGTGTGTGTTACACTGTACTCTTGCAAAGTACCAGGCATTCATTAGCACTCCAGCATGGCATCGAGAACCTAGACAATGGCACGCTATCTCTCGACCGAGCTTCTCGATATATGTCTGTTATGATCGCTAGTTATGCCTCGGTTTTTTGCGTTCCAGCAAGCGTCGACCGCCGGTATGACTATGTTCTTGAAGTCTTCCGGGTTGACTCGGCCGATGAAGAAAACCTTGTAGTTGTGCTCGATCGTCATAAGCTTCGAGTAGTTGACTCGGGACTCCATCGCCAGAGTCTCGTGGGGCGAATCCAGCATTTCAATCTGTATTGGCTCGAACCCCAGCTGGGGTTCTCCTTCCAGACTCTTGGGCTGGTTTCCGACATGGTAGGCGATGCCGTGTTGCCTTGGCTTTACGCCCGTTTTGCTGCATCCTCTTTTGAGATATGTCAGAATAGGGCTGGGCTGTGTTAGTATGCCACAATATTGAGACTACGAGAGAAACTTGGTGACTTACACACAGGTACAGTTGCCTTCATCGTTTCCGACGACGATGTAACGCCGGATGGACGAGTAGAACAGGTGGGTTGGGTCCTGTGCAAGATCCCTCTCTATTTCACATGAAACCTCGTTGAGATTGACACCAGCGGGCTCTGGCCACAAAATCTTGAATACCTGGAAACAGGATCAAAAACAAGCCCAGACTTGCAGAAAAAAGAACATATGATGTACTCACCGACCCTGGGTTGAATTTTGAGGAAGGGTGGACTTTGTAGCCTGCCCCAGGCTGTCAGCGAAGAGTCGGTGGATATGGCACGTTTGGTTGAGGTACTTACGTTGGTCAAGCGGACCAGAGATTGATCTGTTCGTCGAGACGCTGTAATCAATAGCACCGGAAGGAaggcctagaggtagtagaaACCCAGCCCTTAGTGCAAGGTTCATTGGCAGCATGGTCTGCTGACTGTTCGGATCTTCGTATGCTGTAGCTGATGAAGGGTCCGGAAAAAAGACGCCAGCATTGAACCCATTTCCAAATTTGAGCCCATTACTGCTTTCGGCACTCTCTGCTGAGGGCGACGTAACCTGATCTGTTGCTGTCACTTGGTATCAGTGTAGCTCCCAAAGCTTTGGAGTGTCACATACATTCAGGGTGTTGGCCGCCATCTCCGTTCCAACGACTGCTGGTCTGAGAACCTCCGTTGGTCTGCGTTTGTAAATCGTCCTCCGTTTCGAAAAACGGTTCGTCATCGTCCGGTTCGGCCGAGATCTTTCCCAACTTCGATGAATAACCTCTATTGTTCGGTTTGCCTTTCCCGTTACCCTTGTCTCTGTTCCCATCACTAGGGCCTCTGTTCTTATATCTCGTTCCTGGTTCTGAAGGCTTTCCCGTATCATTGAAAGTCGGTGTGCGATCTTGAGCGGCTGGTCCTGCAGGGCTTTGGAGTTGATCTACACTGGCATTAGGTGGGAGCAAGTTGAGCGTGGGTAGACTTGGTTTGGACTCACCTCCACTGTAGCCCGGTTGTGATCTATGTGTGTAATTTCCCGTACTGTAGGTCTGACTGAAGCCCGCCTGACTGAGAAACTGTTCATGCAATGCGGGATTCGAATATGTGGAGGTTAGGTAGCCTGGGCTTGGAAATAGCGTGGCCTGATATTGTTGGTTCGGAAAAGGTTGGGGCTGGTAGACTGTGTTGGGGTACGGTTGTTGCTGATGATATCGATATGCAGGAATTTGGTATGTCTGGATGTGATATGCTGAATTCTGATCATAGACTTGCTGGTGTCCGATGCTTGTTGCGCCAAATCCATTTATAAGATCTTCCACCCCGTCGGCCTGTTGGTCAATGTGATGTTCATTTGGGGTATTAGACCAGCCTGAGGACGTAGGCACCCATCCGGTGGACCATTGATCTTGGCCATTGTAGTTCATGCTTGACGCCAGTTATCTTTGGCACACGGCCAAATGAGCACTCGAGGCTCGGCAGGATTGTTCAGACTCGAGCAATACCACGGAGCGTAGCCACCAGTTGACTTGTTTTCTAAATTGGATTTGAAGAAGAATGAGGAGGCTCCAAAAACAGAGGGCGAGTAGGCCACTTGCCCACCATACATGAAAACCGTCAGGTTCCCCGTGGCGTTGGTCACACGCAGAGCCTCACTAGGAGTCAATGTTCCAAGGTGATGGTCGACGGATGACGGATGGGATCATCTCATGCGGTCGGCGCCTTTGGTGAAATATCGAATGCAAACACGATTGGTCGAAGAATGCCTGTGACACTCGATGTTGGATCTTATTAGTGGTCTTCCGAGCTTAGTTGCTGACGCTCGAGATGATGCTTCTGAAGCTGTCGATACAAGCGGGATGTACTGTACCGCTTTGAAGAATGTATAATCCTAGGACCAAGAAACTAAATTTGCAGAAGAGAAAGCGTTGCGAATATCAACATGCAGAaaaggtagaggaggaaagTTGGGCTCGACGGTGGCGGTCTGACAGCATGGCAGCGCAGTGGCTGTGTGGTTGCGCTCACTGCCCCCGGTTACCTGTCATTGAAAGACCCAGGTGCCCTTTTGACAATTTTCGTTGGCTGGATCCTATAATTTGATGTGTCGCCAGTATGTCTTGGATTTCCTGGCCAATATCCGGCGATACTTCGAGAGCCTTGCGAAAAGTGTAACGTTCGCGGAACTGCGGGTGATCGGGAAGGAGGGCAAGGCAACCACATGAATCTGCATGATCACCACGCAGCCTTGCCAGGCCACTCAGAAGGATGGTAAAGAGTGGTcccaaaagggaaagaagagcaaAGAGTGTTTTCCGATTAGGACAAGCGTGCATATTGGTGGGAGTTGCATACATGCCCGCGATCTGGCATGTTGAGCGATGACCGAGACTACCTATTCTATGTACGAGCGGATGCAAAGACTGCGGGGCAGACAGGTATCAAGTCGTGTGTCTGGAGTCGGAGACGAGAACTGGGGACGGGAATGCGAAAATAGAGCCATGAGAATTGATGGAGATGAATGATTCTATATCGCGGGTGCTGCGTGGAAGTTATTGGATGGTGACCGAAGTGTGGCCATCGCGGATGAAGCGAAAACAGGCAGTGCCAATGCCGCTTGCCGAGATGTTGGGGAGTTCGAATTCGCCCAATTCAAACGAGAAAAACTTGCAATCTATAGCTGACTACAGTACCCCGCGGTCACCAAGAAGACCGAGTGGCATATTCCGTCTTTTCCACCTCTACATACCTGGATCATATGCTTAGCTCAATCGCTCAATCGCACCTTCCCTTTTGTTGTTATGAATGAACTCCCACTGCAGTCTCCGCGACAAGAGTGGCTGCACCGAGTCGACCAACATAAGGTAAGCGCCAATCTGAACAATCTCAAATCTGGTGAGCACCTGCCCTGCTTTATGGATGATTGATGACTTTCCACTACGTATCTTGCAGCGACAATGAACGCCTTTGCATCTGCGAGTGTCCTCGGTCTCAATCGCCTTCCTCGAGAACTGATGGTATCGAGATTGCGCCGTCCCACCGAGTGCAGTCACACTCAGGGTTATCCTTTCCTGCCATCACCAGGTATCTCCACGTTGGCAGGATTGTGCTGATGGCAGACTTTTGGGAACCCCGTCGCATCATGGTGCCCCTGGGGAACGTTCTTGGGAGCGGGAATGGTCGAGCTAGAGACAATGTTGGTTCTTAGGTCTCCCATCGTCACGACTAGAGGTATGGTGTACTGGCCCGATGATGCTTGAAATAGCTATAGTGCAACCCACCTATGCGAGACCATCAATTTTCATCTCAACGCGCTACTTCGCCGTCTCTTTCGAATGTCACTGCAAGCCGACCAAAGGGAATATTTCATTTGTTATTAAGTACTGTAATGGCAAGTAGGGCTTGATACCGGACTTTGTGTATATAAGCAGATAAAGACTTCATGAAGCCATGTAGAAAGGGCCGCTGTCAAGCGCGCCGAAGTAGCCGGGAAGATTCAAGGGTGTCAGTCAATGGGAAAGCATAGTAGATTGGATGTTGGCAAAGATCAAATTTGTAAGGGGGTATCAGTCATCGCAGGTCGGTATGCGGCTTTACAAGTATCATACATaaagagacagagagaaaGACGCTCGACACCAAATTCAAAAGAGTAACAAGAATATGATGGAGAATAAAAATGGTAAACATGAAAACCGCCTTCGGCAAGGACGTTGGCATTTATCCAAATCATCCACCCGTCCACCCAGATATGTGGTATAAATAACCCTGACCCCTCCGTTCCTGTTCCCAATCCCGGTTTACCACCGACCGTGCCGCCCACCCAGTTGTTCTGTCTGTTTCGTTCATTCATTAGGAAGAGACCCCTCTCTTCATCCCATCCCGTCCCTATGCCTATTTCCAACCCATTTCTTACCCAAGAATTGTAACAAACCAAGAGGCCGAAGATACataagaaacaaaaagacaTAGATCGAGAAACCTCCTTGTGGTTTCTTGTTGTCGCTAAAAGATCCCTATCATTTCCTCCAGTTTGAACTCCATTCCATCATTATATTGAAACACCACCCAAAGCCCAGTTTAATGGTATCATCGCCGACAGCAAAAGAAACATCAGAAGAACCAAAGAagctttttttattttcgtCCAGCCTGACCCCACTTCGTTGGTTACGTCACTGCAGCATTAGCAGCCTCCtcgcctcttccttctcctcttcggTCGGGTCATCTGAAATCCAGGggcccttctcctcttcagtCGCGTTGAGGAAGCCCTCTGTCCTCCTGAGGGTCTGGACATCAAGATCCGTCACGTACGACTTGCCATCCTGGAGCTTGATGCGCACCTCATGCTCGGTCGACAGCATCATGTCATCCTTGGCCAGACGACGGGGTCCATCGAACACAGCGACGACACGCTTCTTCATGGTCATCTGGCCCTTGTCGAAGCCCCAGCTAGAAGGATAATCGCGGCGGTTCTTTCGACCGCGGGCCTTGCTTTGGAGAGCGACGCCACCGCGGGAGTGAGTGAGACCTCGGGATTTTTGCACACCGTTGGCGGGATTGCCCTTGGTCTTCCTGGAAGGCGAGCTCTTGGATCCACGGCCGCCGACGGGATCCTCGTTgtcatcctcatcgaccatatcttcgtcttcatcgaTGTCATCCATCTGGGTAGTCATTGTTGTGGTAGTCGGGAGATTGTTCTTCTCGAGAGTGTTGTGGACGTCGAGATCGTTTTCCACTTCGGCCAACCGCTTTGCATTGATGGCTTCGGTGGGGTCCTCCTGTTGCACAATCCTCAACACGCAGTCATCCAAATGCTCGTAGAAGTCTTGGGCGTTGCTAAAGGTCTGAGAGCATGTCGAGCACTTGCCGGTGGCATCGGGTGCGTAGCCAGTCAGCTTCTTGTTGCCAGAGTTGCCGCCGTTGACACCGCCAGTCTTCTTTCGAGCGTTGGGCGGTGTCTGTTCTACACCATGGACGGCTGTTAAGTGACGCTTGAAGACGTCGGCACGGTTGAACGACTTCTCGGCCGCTGAGCCGGAGCCCGGGCAGAAGCCGCACACCATTGTTCCCTTGTAGTGTGTTAAAGTGTGGCGGTTTTTGTCATACTTTCTCGCGAAGCCCTTGACATGATACTCGCATGTCGCAATGGGACATTTCTCTGGCCTTTCTGTTTGATGAGTGAGCATGTGAGCCTTCAAATCCTTGAAGGTCTTGCCGCACTCGGGATGAGGACACCTCTGCTTCTCCTTTAAGGTTTCATCTCCGCTGTATGGTTGCTCGGATAAGTTGGACTGATACGAAACCAGGCTTTGCCTTCTTTGTGGCTCAAGAGGTGCCGGGAAGGGCGAGTATGCCGGGTAGTTGTTGTTTTGTAGGAAAGGCGACGTGCTGCCAGTTCGGAGCTGCGGGGATGCGGAAAGAGCAGGTGAGCCGGGATATGCGGAGTTAGGAGCAGGGTACATTTGCTCGTAGCTGGGCATAGCCATCGATCGAACTTCGGGGTGGATCAAAGAAGGGTCTGTTTGTGAGTGAACAGTCAGCAGTCCGCTTTTGGTAAATAAGTTCAAGATCTGACAGAGGAAACCAACACGAAGAATCAAGGGGAGGAACGAAATGCCAGCTTGGCTGAgtaaagaaagaggaaactATGCAAGAATTTTGCGGCCTTCGGTCCGCATAGTGTTTACCCCGGGCAAAGAGtagaggagaagggaaacAGGAAGAAGTAGAAGTGGCAGGAGAAGAAAGCACAGGGTTGGAAGCCATTGAAGACGAAGTTGAAACCGTGGAATGGGTCGCCAAGCTTGTCGGCAAGCGTGTGTCGAGGACCAGACCAGTCTTGGGTGTTGTGGTATAGGATGTGGAA is a genomic window containing:
- a CDS encoding zinc finger containing protein, encoding MATARHYEADEYTMHYPEPPQGGMFSTPVDMGISPEYYPPRSQEYTTSMAYDQSTTLYADAPYNMYHAKSPSLYPEDSNLSVDSHSASSSNAGSPLSNPGNLASWGAPLGPGVSPGIVDQGEFFHGNEYSFTPLDGYNPNFEFSVPKGPGFVDPSLIHPEVRSMAMPSYEQMYPAPNSAYPGSPALSASPQLRTGSTSPFLQNNNYPAYSPFPAPLEPQRRQSLVSYQSNLSEQPYSGDETLKEKQRCPHPECGKTFKDLKAHMLTHQTERPEKCPIATCEYHVKGFARKYDKNRHTLTHYKGTMVCGFCPGSGSAAEKSFNRADVFKRHLTAVHGVEQTPPNARKKTGGVNGGNSGNKKLTGYAPDATGKCSTCSQTFSNAQDFYEHLDDCVLRIVQQEDPTEAINAKRLAEVENDLDVHNTLEKNNLPTTTTMTTQMDDIDEDEDMVDEDDNEDPVGGRGSKSSPSRKTKGNPANGVQKSRGLTHSRGGVALQSKARGRKNRRDYPSSWGFDKGQMTMKKRVVAVFDGPRRLAKDDMMLSTEHEVRIKLQDGKSYVTDLDVQTLRRTEGFLNATEEEKGPWISDDPTEEEKEEARRLLMLQ